One Eleginops maclovinus isolate JMC-PN-2008 ecotype Puerto Natales chromosome 22, JC_Emac_rtc_rv5, whole genome shotgun sequence DNA segment encodes these proteins:
- the zmiz1a gene encoding zinc finger MIZ domain-containing protein 1a isoform X5: MNTLPSMDRHIQQTNDRLLCIKQHLQNPANFHSAATELLDWCGDPRAFQRPFEQSLMGCLTVVSRVAAQQGYDLDLGYRLLAVCAANRDKFTPKSAALLSSWCEELGRLLLLRHQKSRQNEPQGKVPMQPSMNSMKPGLTHSDGSFPYDSVPWQQNTNQPPGSLSVVTTVWGVTNTSQSQVLGNPMNNSNNHMNPGGNPMGSGMSASSGGMNSPQFNTQQQQFPNKGGSNQQYMQQGMYGRPGYPGGPGGYSGSYSGGPNPPQGGMGMTSHSRTSGDFAQPAAAAAAAAVAAAAATATATATATVAALQETQNKDMNQYGQMCSSFQMGPAQSYNSQFMNQPGPRGPPGGMNPASMGSPMNNPNMSGPPMGMNQARTPGMVPFGAHGQRMPQQGYPGGPRQGMPMQGMKRPYPGEASYGGQQYGPNGQFPPQQGQYPPSNASRPLPSPNYPGQRMPGQQGQGQYPPGMPMGQYYKQEPFNGQSNSFSGGGYSYGQGNGPPRPGNYPHSPVPGNPTPPMTPGSSIPPYLSPNQDVKPPFPPDMKPNMTALPPPPSEYPSSPETDHPNEELRLTFPVRDGVVLEPFRLEHNLAVSNHVFHLRPSVHQTLMWRSDLELQFKCYHHEDRQMNTNWPASVQVSVNATPLTIERGDNKTSHKPLHLKHVCQPGRNTIQITVTACCCSHLFVLQLVHRPSVRSVLQGLLKKRLLPAEHCITKVKRNFSSVAASAGSTTLNGEDGVEQTAIKVSLKCPITFRRIQLPARGHDCKHVQCFDLESYLQLNCERGTWRCPVCNKTALLEGLEVDQYMWGVLNAIQNSEFEEVTIDPTCSWRPVPIKSELHIKEDPDGPLAKRFKTMSPSQMTMPNVMEMIAQLGPGSGPGPVLGPSPYPPHPSQHPSGNGGDYPGAGHTYHSQGSFDFPHGNPSGVGGGGGPPMSDFIHGPQLSHPPDGPGGLLSQDKPLNHGMNDALLPELANPDELLSYLDPPDLPSNSNDDLLSLFENN, from the exons CCCTGCTGTCGTCGTGGTGCGAGGAGCTGGGTCGCCTCCTCCTGCTGCGTCACCAGAAGAGCAGGCAGAACGAACCGCAGGGGAAAGTCCCCATGCAGCCCAGCATGAACAGCATGAAGCCCGGCCTCACACACAG TGATGGATCCTTTCCCTATGACTCTGTCCCCTGGCAACAAAACACCAACCAGCCCCCTGGGTCATTGTCTGTGGTTACAACAGTTTGGGGCGTCACCAACACGTCACAGAGTCAG GTGCTAGGTAACCCAATGAATAACAGCAATAACCACATGAACCCCGGAGGTAACCCTATGGGATCGGGTATGTCTGCCAGTTCAGGGGGGATGAACTCCCCCCAGTTTAACACTCAGCAGCAACAGTTTCCCAACAAAGGAGGCTCCAACCAACAGTACATGCAGCAGGGCATGTATGGCAGGCCTGGCTACCCTGGAGGTCCTGGGGGATACAGCGGAAG ttaCTCTGGAGGTCCAAACCCTCCCCAAGGAGGTATGGGAATGACCTCCCACTCACGTACATCTGGTGACTTCGCTCAGCCGGCCGCcgcagctgcagctgctgctgtcgctgctgctgctgctacggCAACGGCCACAGCAACAGCCACCGTGGCAGCTCTGCAGGAAACCCAGAATAAAGATATGAACCAGTATGGACAG ATGTGTTCTTCGTTCCAAATGGGCCCCGCACAGTCCTACAACAGCCAGTTCATGAACCAGCCAGGCCCACGAGGCCCTCCTGGAGGTATGAATCCTGCCAGCATGGGATCACCCATGAACAACCCTAATATGAGCGGGCCTCCCATGGGCATGAACCAGGCTCGAACCCCAGGCATGGTGCCCTTTGGAGCTCACGGCCAAAGGATGCCTCAGCAAGGGTATCCCGGAGGACCTCGACAGGGCATGCCGATGCAGGGGATGAAGAGGCCGTATCCTGGAGAG GCGAGTTACGGCGGTCAGCAGTACGGGCCAAATGGTCAGTTCCCGCCCCAGCAAGGGCAGTACCCGCCATCAAACGCCTCCAGGCCGCTGCCATCGCCAAATTACCCTGGCCAGAGGATGCCAGGGCAGCAGGGCCAGGGACAGTACCCGCCTGGCATGCCCATGGGACAGTACTACAAG CAAGAGCCCTTCAACGGTCAGAGCAACAGCTTCTCTGGAGGTGGTTACTCCTATGGCCAAGGCAATGGG CCCCCTAGACCTGGCAACTACCCCCACTCCCCGGTCCCTGGAAACCCCACACCCCCTATGACCCCAGGAAGTAGTATCCCTCCCTATCTGTCACCAAACCAGGATGTGAAGCCCCCGTTTCCACCAGACATGAAACCAAATATGACAGCACTTCCGCCCCCTCCAAGTGAGTATCCCAGCAGTCCTGAAACAG ATCACCCAAATGAGGAGCTGCGGCTGACGTTCCCGGTCAGAGATGGAGTCGTGCTGGAGCCGTTCCGCTTGGAGCACAACCTGGCCGTCAGTAACCACGTCTTCCACCTCCGGCCCTCGGTCCACCAGACCCTCATGTGGAG GTCGGACCTTGAGCTCCAGTTCAAGTGCTACCACCATGAAGACAGGCAGATGAACACAAACTGGCCCGCCTCCGTCCAGGTCAGCGTCAACGCCACGCCGCTCACCATCGAGAGGGGAGACAACAAAACCTCCCACAAACCCCTGCACCTAAAGCATGTTTGCCAACCTGGACGAAACACCATCCAGATAACAGTCACggcctgctgctgt TCCCACctgtttgtgctgcagctgGTCCACAGGCCATCTGTGCGATCCGTCCTCCAGGGGCTCCTGAAGAAAAGACTCCTTCCTGCAGAACACTGCATCACCAAGG ttaagAGGAACTTCAGCAGCGTGGCCGCCTCGGCAGGCAGCACCACTCTTAACGGGGAAGACGGCGTGGAGCAGACGGCCATTAAAGTGTCGCTGAAATGTCCCATTACCTTCCGACGCATCCAACTACCCGCACGGGGGCACGACTGCAAACATGTCCAG TGCTTTGACCTGGAGTCCTACTTGCAGCTCAACTGTGAGAGGGGGACATGGAGGTGTCCTGTGTGCAA TAAAACAGCATTATTAGAAGGTCTGGAGGTGGACCAGTACATGTGGGGAGTCCTCAATGCCATCCAAAA TTCAGAGTTTGAGGAGGTGACTATAGACCCTACGTGTAGCTGGCGACCTGTCCCCATAAAGTCCGAGCTACACATCAAAGAGGATCCTGATGGGCCGCTTGCCAAGCGCTTTAAGACCATGAGCCCGAGTCAGATGACCATGCCTAATGTGATGGAGATGATCGCCCAGCTAGGGCCCGGATCTGGACCTGGACCCGTACTCGGTCCCAGCCCGTACCCCCCACACCCCAGTCAACATCCTAGTGGCAACGGGGGTGATTACCCTGGAGCAG GCCACACTTACCACAGCCAAGGGAGCTTTGACTTCCCTCACGGGAACCCCTCTGGtgttggaggtggaggaggtccCCCTATGAGCGACTTCATCCATGGCCCCCAGCTCTCGCACCCCCCAGATGGGCCTGGTGGTCTCCTCTCCCAGGACAAGCCCCTTAACCACGGCATGAATGATGCA CTGCTTCCGGAGCTGGCCAACCCAGACGAGTTACTATCATACCTAGACCCTCCGGATCTTCCCTCCAACAGCAAcgacgaccttctctcccttttCGAGAACAACTAA
- the zmiz1a gene encoding zinc finger MIZ domain-containing protein 1a isoform X6, which produces MQPSMNSMKPGLTHSDGSFPYDSVPWQQNTNQPPGSLSVVTTVWGVTNTSQSQVLGNPMNNSNNHMNPGGNPMGSGMSASSGGMNSPQFNTQQQQFPNKGGSNQQYMQQGMYGRPGYPGGPGGYSGSYSGGPNPPQGGMGMTSHSRTSGDFAQPAAAAAAAAVAAAAATATATATATVAALQETQNKDMNQYGQMCSSFQMGPAQSYNSQFMNQPGPRGPPGGMNPASMGSPMNNPNMSGPPMGMNQARTPGMVPFGAHGQRMPQQGYPGGPRQGMPMQGMKRPYPGEASYGGQQYGPNGQFPPQQGQYPPSNASRPLPSPNYPGQRMPGQQGQGQYPPGMPMGQYYKQEPFNGQSNSFSGGGYSYGQGNGPPRPGNYPHSPVPGNPTPPMTPGSSIPPYLSPNQDVKPPFPPDMKPNMTALPPPPSEYPSSPETDHPNEELRLTFPVRDGVVLEPFRLEHNLAVSNHVFHLRPSVHQTLMWRSDLELQFKCYHHEDRQMNTNWPASVQVSVNATPLTIERGDNKTSHKPLHLKHVCQPGRNTIQITVTACCCSHLFVLQLVHRPSVRSVLQGLLKKRLLPAEHCITKVKRNFSSVAASAGSTTLNGEDGVEQTAIKVSLKCPITFRRIQLPARGHDCKHVQCFDLESYLQLNCERGTWRCPVCNKTALLEGLEVDQYMWGVLNAIQNSEFEEVTIDPTCSWRPVPIKSELHIKEDPDGPLAKRFKTMSPSQMTMPNVMEMIAQLGPGSGPGPVLGPSPYPPHPSQHPSGNGGDYPGAGHTYHSQGSFDFPHGNPSGVGGGGGPPMSDFIHGPQLSHPPDGPGGLLSQDKPLNHGMNDAMSHTDQSHNSMQQSLHASPHPGSQSGPPLHHSGQSGPSLHHSGQSGQPLHHSGQPSQPPRLPQTQPQPHPQQHPQQPGPNSHPHSDLNFNPSSDGQDMPEPSLDLLPELANPDELLSYLDPPDLPSNSNDDLLSLFENN; this is translated from the exons ATGCAGCCCAGCATGAACAGCATGAAGCCCGGCCTCACACACAG TGATGGATCCTTTCCCTATGACTCTGTCCCCTGGCAACAAAACACCAACCAGCCCCCTGGGTCATTGTCTGTGGTTACAACAGTTTGGGGCGTCACCAACACGTCACAGAGTCAG GTGCTAGGTAACCCAATGAATAACAGCAATAACCACATGAACCCCGGAGGTAACCCTATGGGATCGGGTATGTCTGCCAGTTCAGGGGGGATGAACTCCCCCCAGTTTAACACTCAGCAGCAACAGTTTCCCAACAAAGGAGGCTCCAACCAACAGTACATGCAGCAGGGCATGTATGGCAGGCCTGGCTACCCTGGAGGTCCTGGGGGATACAGCGGAAG ttaCTCTGGAGGTCCAAACCCTCCCCAAGGAGGTATGGGAATGACCTCCCACTCACGTACATCTGGTGACTTCGCTCAGCCGGCCGCcgcagctgcagctgctgctgtcgctgctgctgctgctacggCAACGGCCACAGCAACAGCCACCGTGGCAGCTCTGCAGGAAACCCAGAATAAAGATATGAACCAGTATGGACAG ATGTGTTCTTCGTTCCAAATGGGCCCCGCACAGTCCTACAACAGCCAGTTCATGAACCAGCCAGGCCCACGAGGCCCTCCTGGAGGTATGAATCCTGCCAGCATGGGATCACCCATGAACAACCCTAATATGAGCGGGCCTCCCATGGGCATGAACCAGGCTCGAACCCCAGGCATGGTGCCCTTTGGAGCTCACGGCCAAAGGATGCCTCAGCAAGGGTATCCCGGAGGACCTCGACAGGGCATGCCGATGCAGGGGATGAAGAGGCCGTATCCTGGAGAG GCGAGTTACGGCGGTCAGCAGTACGGGCCAAATGGTCAGTTCCCGCCCCAGCAAGGGCAGTACCCGCCATCAAACGCCTCCAGGCCGCTGCCATCGCCAAATTACCCTGGCCAGAGGATGCCAGGGCAGCAGGGCCAGGGACAGTACCCGCCTGGCATGCCCATGGGACAGTACTACAAG CAAGAGCCCTTCAACGGTCAGAGCAACAGCTTCTCTGGAGGTGGTTACTCCTATGGCCAAGGCAATGGG CCCCCTAGACCTGGCAACTACCCCCACTCCCCGGTCCCTGGAAACCCCACACCCCCTATGACCCCAGGAAGTAGTATCCCTCCCTATCTGTCACCAAACCAGGATGTGAAGCCCCCGTTTCCACCAGACATGAAACCAAATATGACAGCACTTCCGCCCCCTCCAAGTGAGTATCCCAGCAGTCCTGAAACAG ATCACCCAAATGAGGAGCTGCGGCTGACGTTCCCGGTCAGAGATGGAGTCGTGCTGGAGCCGTTCCGCTTGGAGCACAACCTGGCCGTCAGTAACCACGTCTTCCACCTCCGGCCCTCGGTCCACCAGACCCTCATGTGGAG GTCGGACCTTGAGCTCCAGTTCAAGTGCTACCACCATGAAGACAGGCAGATGAACACAAACTGGCCCGCCTCCGTCCAGGTCAGCGTCAACGCCACGCCGCTCACCATCGAGAGGGGAGACAACAAAACCTCCCACAAACCCCTGCACCTAAAGCATGTTTGCCAACCTGGACGAAACACCATCCAGATAACAGTCACggcctgctgctgt TCCCACctgtttgtgctgcagctgGTCCACAGGCCATCTGTGCGATCCGTCCTCCAGGGGCTCCTGAAGAAAAGACTCCTTCCTGCAGAACACTGCATCACCAAGG ttaagAGGAACTTCAGCAGCGTGGCCGCCTCGGCAGGCAGCACCACTCTTAACGGGGAAGACGGCGTGGAGCAGACGGCCATTAAAGTGTCGCTGAAATGTCCCATTACCTTCCGACGCATCCAACTACCCGCACGGGGGCACGACTGCAAACATGTCCAG TGCTTTGACCTGGAGTCCTACTTGCAGCTCAACTGTGAGAGGGGGACATGGAGGTGTCCTGTGTGCAA TAAAACAGCATTATTAGAAGGTCTGGAGGTGGACCAGTACATGTGGGGAGTCCTCAATGCCATCCAAAA TTCAGAGTTTGAGGAGGTGACTATAGACCCTACGTGTAGCTGGCGACCTGTCCCCATAAAGTCCGAGCTACACATCAAAGAGGATCCTGATGGGCCGCTTGCCAAGCGCTTTAAGACCATGAGCCCGAGTCAGATGACCATGCCTAATGTGATGGAGATGATCGCCCAGCTAGGGCCCGGATCTGGACCTGGACCCGTACTCGGTCCCAGCCCGTACCCCCCACACCCCAGTCAACATCCTAGTGGCAACGGGGGTGATTACCCTGGAGCAG GCCACACTTACCACAGCCAAGGGAGCTTTGACTTCCCTCACGGGAACCCCTCTGGtgttggaggtggaggaggtccCCCTATGAGCGACTTCATCCATGGCCCCCAGCTCTCGCACCCCCCAGATGGGCCTGGTGGTCTCCTCTCCCAGGACAAGCCCCTTAACCACGGCATGAATGATGCA ATGTCCCATACCGATCAGTCACATAACTCCATGCAGCAGAGTTTGCATGCATCTCCCCACCCCGGCAGCCAATCAGGGCCGCCCTTACATCACAGTGGCCAATCAGGGCCATCTTTACATCACAGTGGCCAGTCAGGGCAGCCCTTGCATCACAGTGGCCAACCATCGCAGCCGCCTCGCCTGCCGCAGACGCAGCCTCAGCCTCATCCTCAGCAGCATCCTCAGCAGCCCGGGCCCAACAGTCACCCCCACAGCGATCTGAACTTTAACCCCTCCTCAGACGGGCAGGATATGCCTGAACCCTCTCTGGAT CTGCTTCCGGAGCTGGCCAACCCAGACGAGTTACTATCATACCTAGACCCTCCGGATCTTCCCTCCAACAGCAAcgacgaccttctctcccttttCGAGAACAACTAA
- the zmiz1a gene encoding zinc finger MIZ domain-containing protein 1a isoform X1, with protein sequence MNTLPSMDRHIQQTNDRLLCIKQHLQNPANFHSAATELLDWCGDPRAFQRPFEQSLMGCLTVVSRVAAQQGYDLDLGYRLLAVCAANRDKFTPKSAALLSSWCEELGRLLLLRHQKSRQNEPQGKVPMQPSMNSMKPGLTHSDGSFPYDSVPWQQNTNQPPGSLSVVTTVWGVTNTSQSQVLGNPMNNSNNHMNPGGNPMGSGMSASSGGMNSPQFNTQQQQFPNKGGSNQQYMQQGMYGRPGYPGGPGGYSGSYSGGPNPPQGGMGMTSHSRTSGDFAQPAAAAAAAAVAAAAATATATATATVAALQETQNKDMNQYGQMCSSFQMGPAQSYNSQFMNQPGPRGPPGGMNPASMGSPMNNPNMSGPPMGMNQARTPGMVPFGAHGQRMPQQGYPGGPRQGMPMQGMKRPYPGEASYGGQQYGPNGQFPPQQGQYPPSNASRPLPSPNYPGQRMPGQQGQGQYPPGMPMGQYYKQEPFNGQSNSFSGGGYSYGQGNGPPRPGNYPHSPVPGNPTPPMTPGSSIPPYLSPNQDVKPPFPPDMKPNMTALPPPPSEYPSSPETDHPNEELRLTFPVRDGVVLEPFRLEHNLAVSNHVFHLRPSVHQTLMWRSDLELQFKCYHHEDRQMNTNWPASVQVSVNATPLTIERGDNKTSHKPLHLKHVCQPGRNTIQITVTACCCSHLFVLQLVHRPSVRSVLQGLLKKRLLPAEHCITKVKRNFSSVAASAGSTTLNGEDGVEQTAIKVSLKCPITFRRIQLPARGHDCKHVQCFDLESYLQLNCERGTWRCPVCNKTALLEGLEVDQYMWGVLNAIQNSEFEEVTIDPTCSWRPVPIKSELHIKEDPDGPLAKRFKTMSPSQMTMPNVMEMIAQLGPGSGPGPVLGPSPYPPHPSQHPSGNGGDYPGAGHTYHSQGSFDFPHGNPSGVGGGGGPPMSDFIHGPQLSHPPDGPGGLLSQDKPLNHGMNDAMSHTDQSHNSMQQSLHASPHPGSQSGPPLHHSGQSGPSLHHSGQSGQPLHHSGQPSQPPRLPQTQPQPHPQQHPQQPGPNSHPHSDLNFNPSSDGQDMPEPSLDLLPELANPDELLSYLDPPDLPSNSNDDLLSLFENN encoded by the exons CCCTGCTGTCGTCGTGGTGCGAGGAGCTGGGTCGCCTCCTCCTGCTGCGTCACCAGAAGAGCAGGCAGAACGAACCGCAGGGGAAAGTCCCCATGCAGCCCAGCATGAACAGCATGAAGCCCGGCCTCACACACAG TGATGGATCCTTTCCCTATGACTCTGTCCCCTGGCAACAAAACACCAACCAGCCCCCTGGGTCATTGTCTGTGGTTACAACAGTTTGGGGCGTCACCAACACGTCACAGAGTCAG GTGCTAGGTAACCCAATGAATAACAGCAATAACCACATGAACCCCGGAGGTAACCCTATGGGATCGGGTATGTCTGCCAGTTCAGGGGGGATGAACTCCCCCCAGTTTAACACTCAGCAGCAACAGTTTCCCAACAAAGGAGGCTCCAACCAACAGTACATGCAGCAGGGCATGTATGGCAGGCCTGGCTACCCTGGAGGTCCTGGGGGATACAGCGGAAG ttaCTCTGGAGGTCCAAACCCTCCCCAAGGAGGTATGGGAATGACCTCCCACTCACGTACATCTGGTGACTTCGCTCAGCCGGCCGCcgcagctgcagctgctgctgtcgctgctgctgctgctacggCAACGGCCACAGCAACAGCCACCGTGGCAGCTCTGCAGGAAACCCAGAATAAAGATATGAACCAGTATGGACAG ATGTGTTCTTCGTTCCAAATGGGCCCCGCACAGTCCTACAACAGCCAGTTCATGAACCAGCCAGGCCCACGAGGCCCTCCTGGAGGTATGAATCCTGCCAGCATGGGATCACCCATGAACAACCCTAATATGAGCGGGCCTCCCATGGGCATGAACCAGGCTCGAACCCCAGGCATGGTGCCCTTTGGAGCTCACGGCCAAAGGATGCCTCAGCAAGGGTATCCCGGAGGACCTCGACAGGGCATGCCGATGCAGGGGATGAAGAGGCCGTATCCTGGAGAG GCGAGTTACGGCGGTCAGCAGTACGGGCCAAATGGTCAGTTCCCGCCCCAGCAAGGGCAGTACCCGCCATCAAACGCCTCCAGGCCGCTGCCATCGCCAAATTACCCTGGCCAGAGGATGCCAGGGCAGCAGGGCCAGGGACAGTACCCGCCTGGCATGCCCATGGGACAGTACTACAAG CAAGAGCCCTTCAACGGTCAGAGCAACAGCTTCTCTGGAGGTGGTTACTCCTATGGCCAAGGCAATGGG CCCCCTAGACCTGGCAACTACCCCCACTCCCCGGTCCCTGGAAACCCCACACCCCCTATGACCCCAGGAAGTAGTATCCCTCCCTATCTGTCACCAAACCAGGATGTGAAGCCCCCGTTTCCACCAGACATGAAACCAAATATGACAGCACTTCCGCCCCCTCCAAGTGAGTATCCCAGCAGTCCTGAAACAG ATCACCCAAATGAGGAGCTGCGGCTGACGTTCCCGGTCAGAGATGGAGTCGTGCTGGAGCCGTTCCGCTTGGAGCACAACCTGGCCGTCAGTAACCACGTCTTCCACCTCCGGCCCTCGGTCCACCAGACCCTCATGTGGAG GTCGGACCTTGAGCTCCAGTTCAAGTGCTACCACCATGAAGACAGGCAGATGAACACAAACTGGCCCGCCTCCGTCCAGGTCAGCGTCAACGCCACGCCGCTCACCATCGAGAGGGGAGACAACAAAACCTCCCACAAACCCCTGCACCTAAAGCATGTTTGCCAACCTGGACGAAACACCATCCAGATAACAGTCACggcctgctgctgt TCCCACctgtttgtgctgcagctgGTCCACAGGCCATCTGTGCGATCCGTCCTCCAGGGGCTCCTGAAGAAAAGACTCCTTCCTGCAGAACACTGCATCACCAAGG ttaagAGGAACTTCAGCAGCGTGGCCGCCTCGGCAGGCAGCACCACTCTTAACGGGGAAGACGGCGTGGAGCAGACGGCCATTAAAGTGTCGCTGAAATGTCCCATTACCTTCCGACGCATCCAACTACCCGCACGGGGGCACGACTGCAAACATGTCCAG TGCTTTGACCTGGAGTCCTACTTGCAGCTCAACTGTGAGAGGGGGACATGGAGGTGTCCTGTGTGCAA TAAAACAGCATTATTAGAAGGTCTGGAGGTGGACCAGTACATGTGGGGAGTCCTCAATGCCATCCAAAA TTCAGAGTTTGAGGAGGTGACTATAGACCCTACGTGTAGCTGGCGACCTGTCCCCATAAAGTCCGAGCTACACATCAAAGAGGATCCTGATGGGCCGCTTGCCAAGCGCTTTAAGACCATGAGCCCGAGTCAGATGACCATGCCTAATGTGATGGAGATGATCGCCCAGCTAGGGCCCGGATCTGGACCTGGACCCGTACTCGGTCCCAGCCCGTACCCCCCACACCCCAGTCAACATCCTAGTGGCAACGGGGGTGATTACCCTGGAGCAG GCCACACTTACCACAGCCAAGGGAGCTTTGACTTCCCTCACGGGAACCCCTCTGGtgttggaggtggaggaggtccCCCTATGAGCGACTTCATCCATGGCCCCCAGCTCTCGCACCCCCCAGATGGGCCTGGTGGTCTCCTCTCCCAGGACAAGCCCCTTAACCACGGCATGAATGATGCA ATGTCCCATACCGATCAGTCACATAACTCCATGCAGCAGAGTTTGCATGCATCTCCCCACCCCGGCAGCCAATCAGGGCCGCCCTTACATCACAGTGGCCAATCAGGGCCATCTTTACATCACAGTGGCCAGTCAGGGCAGCCCTTGCATCACAGTGGCCAACCATCGCAGCCGCCTCGCCTGCCGCAGACGCAGCCTCAGCCTCATCCTCAGCAGCATCCTCAGCAGCCCGGGCCCAACAGTCACCCCCACAGCGATCTGAACTTTAACCCCTCCTCAGACGGGCAGGATATGCCTGAACCCTCTCTGGAT CTGCTTCCGGAGCTGGCCAACCCAGACGAGTTACTATCATACCTAGACCCTCCGGATCTTCCCTCCAACAGCAAcgacgaccttctctcccttttCGAGAACAACTAA